From Drosophila suzukii chromosome 2R, CBGP_Dsuzu_IsoJpt1.0, whole genome shotgun sequence, a single genomic window includes:
- the Dpit47 gene encoding DNA polymerase interacting tetratricopeptide repeat-containing, protein of 47 kDa — MEELAAQRNWTDEERLELAAKLDAELDAFIDGLEKKRYEEGWPEDRWQEEMDKHPFFMKRAPQPGDDVHPMFEGLQKLKYDPEENTRDELALNYKEDGNFYMKHKKFRMAIYSFTEGIKSKSENPDVLAVLYNNRSAAHYFIKNYRSSLSDAQRALFYKPDYTKARWRSAQCAYELERFDVCTQMCEELLEVDVDHKEANALLHKNKMKKLEIERNQRKEAAEAKRRLTRFHRLRDAIEQRAIKFDDQKVGKKATLSEELLRPKFLPLEDHPVHLDEDGSTLVWPAAFSYPEFLFSDFQQQLPETATMRDCLTTLFNEPLPCDKTQSYRLGNVHVYYENRKVGCVHKVSEEKQLAEIIAEKGFFVSGGALLFYVVPKDSRVEQEFIHEQRRPMVYS; from the exons ATGGAGGAACTGGCCGCGCAACGGAATTGGACGGATGAGGAGCGTCTGGAGCTGGCGGCGAAGTTGGACGCCGAACTGGACGCCTTCATTGATGGCCTGGAGAAGAAGCGCTATGAGGAGGGCTGGCCGGAGGACCGGTGGCAGGAGGAGATGGACAAGCATCCGTTCTTCATGAAGCGTGCTCCGCAGCCAGGCGACGACGTGCACCCGATGTTCGAGGGTCTGCAGAAGCTCAAGTACGATCCGGAGGAGAACACGCGCGACGAACTGGCGCTCAACTACAAGGAGGACGGCAACTTCTACATGAAGCATAAGAAGTTCCGCATGGCAATCTACAGCTTCACCGAGGGCATCAAGTCCAAGTCGGAGAATCCCGACGTCCTGGCCGTGCTCTACAACAATCGCTCGGCCGCCCACTACTTCATCAAGAACTACAGATCCTCGCTGAGCGACGCACAGAGAGCCCTGTTCTACAAGCCGGACTACACCAAGGCACGATGGAGGTCAGCACAGTGCGCCTACGAGCTGGAGAGGTTCGACGTGTGCACCCAGATGTGCGAGGAGCTGCTCGAGGTGGACGTAGACCACAAGGAGGCTAACGCGCTGCTGCACAAGAACAAGATGAAGAAG CTTGAGATAGAGCGCAACCAGCGCAAGGAGGCTGCCGAGGCCAAGCGTCGTCTCACCCGCTTTCACAGGTTGCGCGATGCCATTGAGCAGCGGGCCATAAAGTTCGACGATCAAAAGGTGGGAAAGAAGGCCACGCTGAGCGAAGAGCTTCTCCGCCCCAAGTTCCTGCCACTAGAGGACCACCCAGTCCACCTGGACGAGGACGGCAGCACGCTGGTCTGGCCCGCCGCGTTCTCCTATCCGGAGTTTCTGTTCAGCGACTTCCAGCAGCAGCTGCCGGAGACAGCTACAATGCGGGATTGCCTGACGACGCTGTTCAACGAACCACTGCCCTGCGATAAGACGCAGAGCTACCGACTGGGCAACGTGCACGTGTACTACGAGAACCGCAAGGTGGGTTGCGTCCACAAGGTGTCTGAAGAGAAGCAGCTCGCCGAGATCATCGCTGAGAAGGGATTCTTCGTTTCCGGCGGGGCCCTGCTCTTCTATGTGGTGCCCAAAGACTCGCGGGTGGAGCAGGAGTTTATACACGAACAGCGACGACCCATGGTTTATAGTTGA
- the Adf1 gene encoding transcription factor Adf-1 isoform X1, translating to MHTLTAAIEMDKLDANLEQQFDLNLIEAVKLNPVIYDRSHYNYKHFVRKAQTWKQIAETLGVPEQKCTKRWKSLRDKFAREMKLCQESRWRYFKQMQFLVDSIRQYRESLLGKCANGSQNASQVADPSQQQQAQQQTVVDIFAQPFNGSATTSAQALTHPHEITVTSDAQLATAVGKDQKPYFYEPPLKRERSEEEHSDNMLNTIKIFQNNVSQAVSAEDQSFGMVVTDMLNTLGVRQKAEAKVHIIKYLTDMQLLAQHNKY from the exons A TGCATACCCTCACGGCGGCCATCGAGATGGACAAGCTGGATGCCAATCTCGAGCAGCAGTTTGATCTCAATCTCATCGAGGCTGTGAAGCTGAACCCAGTGATATACGACAGGTCGCACTACAATTACAAGCACTTTGTGCGCAAGGCCCAGACCTGGAAACAAATAGCCGAAACTCTCGGTGTGCCTG AACAAAAATGTACCAAACGCTGGAAGAGCCTGCGCGACAAGTTCGCGCGCGAAATGAAACTGTGCCAGGAATCACGCTGGCGTTACTTCAAGCAGATGCAATTCCTGGTTGACTCCATCCGGCAGTACCGAGAGTCGCTGCTCGGCAAGTGCGCCAATGGCAGTCAAAACGCCAGCCAGGTGGCCGATCCttcgcagcagcaacaggcaCAGCAACAGACCGTCGTGGACATATTCGCACAGCCCTTCAACGGCAGCGCCACAACCTCGGCTCAGGCCCTAACCCATCCGCATG AAATCACCGTCACTAGTGACGCACAGCTGGCGACTGCCGTGGGCAAGGACCAAAAGCCATACTTCTACGAGCCGCCGCTCAAGCGGGAGCGCAGCGAGGAGGAGCACAGCGACAATATGCTCAACACTATCAAGATTTTCCAGAACAACGTCTCCCAGGCGGTCAGCGCCGAGGACCAGTCGTTCGGCATGGTTGTCACGGACATGCTCAACACGCTGGGCGTGCGACAAAAGGCCGAGGCCAAGGTGCACATCATTAAGTATCTGACGGACATGCAGTTGTTGGCACAGCACAACAAGTACTAA
- the Adf1 gene encoding transcription factor Adf-1 isoform X2 produces MDKLDANLEQQFDLNLIEAVKLNPVIYDRSHYNYKHFVRKAQTWKQIAETLGVPEQKCTKRWKSLRDKFAREMKLCQESRWRYFKQMQFLVDSIRQYRESLLGKCANGSQNASQVADPSQQQQAQQQTVVDIFAQPFNGSATTSAQALTHPHEITVTSDAQLATAVGKDQKPYFYEPPLKRERSEEEHSDNMLNTIKIFQNNVSQAVSAEDQSFGMVVTDMLNTLGVRQKAEAKVHIIKYLTDMQLLAQHNKY; encoded by the exons ATGGACAAGCTGGATGCCAATCTCGAGCAGCAGTTTGATCTCAATCTCATCGAGGCTGTGAAGCTGAACCCAGTGATATACGACAGGTCGCACTACAATTACAAGCACTTTGTGCGCAAGGCCCAGACCTGGAAACAAATAGCCGAAACTCTCGGTGTGCCTG AACAAAAATGTACCAAACGCTGGAAGAGCCTGCGCGACAAGTTCGCGCGCGAAATGAAACTGTGCCAGGAATCACGCTGGCGTTACTTCAAGCAGATGCAATTCCTGGTTGACTCCATCCGGCAGTACCGAGAGTCGCTGCTCGGCAAGTGCGCCAATGGCAGTCAAAACGCCAGCCAGGTGGCCGATCCttcgcagcagcaacaggcaCAGCAACAGACCGTCGTGGACATATTCGCACAGCCCTTCAACGGCAGCGCCACAACCTCGGCTCAGGCCCTAACCCATCCGCATG AAATCACCGTCACTAGTGACGCACAGCTGGCGACTGCCGTGGGCAAGGACCAAAAGCCATACTTCTACGAGCCGCCGCTCAAGCGGGAGCGCAGCGAGGAGGAGCACAGCGACAATATGCTCAACACTATCAAGATTTTCCAGAACAACGTCTCCCAGGCGGTCAGCGCCGAGGACCAGTCGTTCGGCATGGTTGTCACGGACATGCTCAACACGCTGGGCGTGCGACAAAAGGCCGAGGCCAAGGTGCACATCATTAAGTATCTGACGGACATGCAGTTGTTGGCACAGCACAACAAGTACTAA
- the Adf1 gene encoding transcription factor Adf-1 isoform X3, which produces MRSQGWVRWYNSSGSVLIVVQKSQVAPAITTEIAEQKCTKRWKSLRDKFAREMKLCQESRWRYFKQMQFLVDSIRQYRESLLGKCANGSQNASQVADPSQQQQAQQQTVVDIFAQPFNGSATTSAQALTHPHEITVTSDAQLATAVGKDQKPYFYEPPLKRERSEEEHSDNMLNTIKIFQNNVSQAVSAEDQSFGMVVTDMLNTLGVRQKAEAKVHIIKYLTDMQLLAQHNKY; this is translated from the exons ATGCGCTCTCAGGGGTGGGTTAGATGGTACAATAGTTCTGGTTCAGTTCTGATAGTAGTCCAGAAGTCTCAAGTTGCTCCTGCAATAACAACGGAAATCGCAG AACAAAAATGTACCAAACGCTGGAAGAGCCTGCGCGACAAGTTCGCGCGCGAAATGAAACTGTGCCAGGAATCACGCTGGCGTTACTTCAAGCAGATGCAATTCCTGGTTGACTCCATCCGGCAGTACCGAGAGTCGCTGCTCGGCAAGTGCGCCAATGGCAGTCAAAACGCCAGCCAGGTGGCCGATCCttcgcagcagcaacaggcaCAGCAACAGACCGTCGTGGACATATTCGCACAGCCCTTCAACGGCAGCGCCACAACCTCGGCTCAGGCCCTAACCCATCCGCATG AAATCACCGTCACTAGTGACGCACAGCTGGCGACTGCCGTGGGCAAGGACCAAAAGCCATACTTCTACGAGCCGCCGCTCAAGCGGGAGCGCAGCGAGGAGGAGCACAGCGACAATATGCTCAACACTATCAAGATTTTCCAGAACAACGTCTCCCAGGCGGTCAGCGCCGAGGACCAGTCGTTCGGCATGGTTGTCACGGACATGCTCAACACGCTGGGCGTGCGACAAAAGGCCGAGGCCAAGGTGCACATCATTAAGTATCTGACGGACATGCAGTTGTTGGCACAGCACAACAAGTACTAA
- the LOC108017888 gene encoding synaptic plasticity regulator PANTS → MATKTENADSKSSNSKDTLDDTWAIRPCHLYKEEYDDCTSFKARFHQYFIYGKDTDCSQWLTDYRNCERYQESNGNDVAAGKAVIKSEEERRRIRLRAHFANDTWEKRKQPPQDWAAPLPDWMEKRNENTYLELKQKELSGQAAPQGEDRSLCAIM, encoded by the exons ATGGCCACGAAAACGGAAAATGCTGACTCAAAATCAAGCAATTCAAAGGACACACTAGACGACACGTGGGCA ATTCGCCCCTGTCACCTGTACAAAGAGGAGTACGACGACTGTACGAGCTTCAAGGCCCGCTTCCACCAGTACTTCATCTATGGCAAGGACACAGACTGTTCCCAGTGGCTAACTGACTACCGGAACTGCGAGAGGTATCAGGAGTCCAATGGCAACGATGTTGCCGCCGGAAAGGCGGTGATCAAAAGCGAGGAGGAGCGCCGACGCATCCGATTGCGTGCCCATTTCGCCAACGACACCTGGGAAAAGCGGAAGCAGCCACCGCAGGATTGGGCCGCTCCACTGCCCGACTGGATGGAGAAACGCAACGAGAACACCTATCTGGAGCTGAAGCAGAAGGAGCTCTCTGGCCAGGCTGCGCCCCAGGGAGAGGATCGGTCACTGTGTGCGATCATGTGA
- the LOC108018157 gene encoding coenzyme Q-binding protein COQ10, mitochondrial isoform X1 — protein MLKGSTLKALDVRILRPLIQTRLIFSCCSGGHQRSYSNSIHRSYITFNDFRNKHRWYTKKELVGYSMQDMYSVVSDVSNYHKFVPYVKRSHVHSQEKGGFKADLIVGFPPLSESYTSQVTLVPPSLVKSECHDGRLFNYLLNEWRFSPGLKDIPNSCVLDFKVSFEFKSLLHSNVANLFFDLICDQMENAFIEEVRRRSGPPSIRSHVLTSQRS, from the exons ATGCTAAAGGGCAGCACACTGAAAGCCCTGGACGTCAGAATCCTACGGCCGCTTATTCAAACAAG ATTGATCTTCTCCTGTTGCAGTGGAGGCCACCAGCGCAGTTACTCCAACAGCATCCACAGGTCCTACATCACCTTCAATGATTTCCGCAACAAGCACCGCTGGTACACCAAAAAGGAGCTTGTGGG GTACTCCATGCAGGACATGTACAGCGTGGTCTCCGACGTCAGCAACTACCACAAGTTTGTGCCGTATGTGAAGCGCTCCCACGTCCACAGCCAGGAGAAAGGAGGCTTCAAGGCGGACCTTATTGTGGGCTTCCCGCCGCTCAGCGAGTCATACACCTCGCAGGTCACCCTGGTGCCGCCCAGCTTGGTGAAGTCAGAGTGCCACGATGGACGCCTGTTCAACTACCTGCTGAACGAGTGGCGATTTAGTCCGGGACTCAAGGACATACCCAACTCGTGCGTGCTGGACTTCAAGGTCTCCTTCGAGTTCAAGTCACTGCTGCACAGTAACGTGGCCAACCTATTCTTCGACCTTATCTGCGACCAGATGGAGAACGCGTTCATCGAGGAGGTGCGTCGTCGGAGCGGCCCACCCTCGATCCGCTCGCACGTGCTCACCTCGCAGCGATCTTGA
- the LOC108018157 gene encoding coenzyme Q-binding protein COQ10, mitochondrial isoform X2, with protein MLKGSTLKALDVRILRPLIQTSGGHQRSYSNSIHRSYITFNDFRNKHRWYTKKELVGYSMQDMYSVVSDVSNYHKFVPYVKRSHVHSQEKGGFKADLIVGFPPLSESYTSQVTLVPPSLVKSECHDGRLFNYLLNEWRFSPGLKDIPNSCVLDFKVSFEFKSLLHSNVANLFFDLICDQMENAFIEEVRRRSGPPSIRSHVLTSQRS; from the exons ATGCTAAAGGGCAGCACACTGAAAGCCCTGGACGTCAGAATCCTACGGCCGCTTATTCAAACAAG TGGAGGCCACCAGCGCAGTTACTCCAACAGCATCCACAGGTCCTACATCACCTTCAATGATTTCCGCAACAAGCACCGCTGGTACACCAAAAAGGAGCTTGTGGG GTACTCCATGCAGGACATGTACAGCGTGGTCTCCGACGTCAGCAACTACCACAAGTTTGTGCCGTATGTGAAGCGCTCCCACGTCCACAGCCAGGAGAAAGGAGGCTTCAAGGCGGACCTTATTGTGGGCTTCCCGCCGCTCAGCGAGTCATACACCTCGCAGGTCACCCTGGTGCCGCCCAGCTTGGTGAAGTCAGAGTGCCACGATGGACGCCTGTTCAACTACCTGCTGAACGAGTGGCGATTTAGTCCGGGACTCAAGGACATACCCAACTCGTGCGTGCTGGACTTCAAGGTCTCCTTCGAGTTCAAGTCACTGCTGCACAGTAACGTGGCCAACCTATTCTTCGACCTTATCTGCGACCAGATGGAGAACGCGTTCATCGAGGAGGTGCGTCGTCGGAGCGGCCCACCCTCGATCCGCTCGCACGTGCTCACCTCGCAGCGATCTTGA
- the LOC108018157 gene encoding uncharacterized protein isoform X4, with amino-acid sequence MLKGSTLKALDVRILRPLIQTRSAVEATSAVTPTASTGPTSPSMISATSTAGTPKRSLWGTPCRTCTAWSPTSATTTSLCRM; translated from the exons ATGCTAAAGGGCAGCACACTGAAAGCCCTGGACGTCAGAATCCTACGGCCGCTTATTCAAACAAGGTCAGCAG TGGAGGCCACCAGCGCAGTTACTCCAACAGCATCCACAGGTCCTACATCACCTTCAATGATTTCCGCAACAAGCACCGCTGGTACACCAAAAAGGAGCTTGTGGG GTACTCCATGCAGGACATGTACAGCGTGGTCTCCGACGTCAGCAACTACCACAAGTTTGTGCCGTATGTGA
- the LOC108018157 gene encoding coenzyme Q-binding protein COQ10, mitochondrial isoform X3, with protein sequence MQDMYSVVSDVSNYHKFVPYVKRSHVHSQEKGGFKADLIVGFPPLSESYTSQVTLVPPSLVKSECHDGRLFNYLLNEWRFSPGLKDIPNSCVLDFKVSFEFKSLLHSNVANLFFDLICDQMENAFIEEVRRRSGPPSIRSHVLTSQRS encoded by the coding sequence ATGCAGGACATGTACAGCGTGGTCTCCGACGTCAGCAACTACCACAAGTTTGTGCCGTATGTGAAGCGCTCCCACGTCCACAGCCAGGAGAAAGGAGGCTTCAAGGCGGACCTTATTGTGGGCTTCCCGCCGCTCAGCGAGTCATACACCTCGCAGGTCACCCTGGTGCCGCCCAGCTTGGTGAAGTCAGAGTGCCACGATGGACGCCTGTTCAACTACCTGCTGAACGAGTGGCGATTTAGTCCGGGACTCAAGGACATACCCAACTCGTGCGTGCTGGACTTCAAGGTCTCCTTCGAGTTCAAGTCACTGCTGCACAGTAACGTGGCCAACCTATTCTTCGACCTTATCTGCGACCAGATGGAGAACGCGTTCATCGAGGAGGTGCGTCGTCGGAGCGGCCCACCCTCGATCCGCTCGCACGTGCTCACCTCGCAGCGATCTTGA
- the Hsepi gene encoding D-glucuronyl C5-epimerase B: MNADLYLEHDSPEPCRKISTRLLAGPPTNRMSKYSSSQRDVFALHAPPVSRENRDPRTSQGIKQREPLVFFIMRLNLKAVLLILTVAVVVITLGVYMRCAAFTFSPDLMRPLDRTGRQSTNGGEATALQDIECSINQEYSVHCKRDENANEVYVPFSFLRNYFDVSGAVSTTGSEVAKFNWVHSTAKVNLPRGKYDARGVFMYFENYNVEVRDRVKCISASEGVPVSTQWEKRGYFYPTQIAQFALSHYSKNITEPAPRVHVLEDGDGNQMDWSTPKTSNMTRIWHHKFNTSVVQFETAPGYEGAISIALNQTLDLLLSVDLLLVTNSSSLMVTVQNRDTRHTYNLHYIPADLLLSVQDSNIYYGLGGSALNKWRHITRDLHIDVQKGIVLGDKRSPLKVRRSDLEVLAIGFLGLGFYDNITLSTSDHLAHFYDAAEWFIHNQDPKTGGWANPVRRSLNGFAELRPGWISAMGQGHAISVLSRAYWHSGDERYLRAAAAGLQPYRVYSRDGGVLAQFMDKFYWYEEYPTTPPSYVLNGFIYSLLGLYDLNSTAPVKIAREAGKLFAQGMYSLKKMLLLYDTGSGTSYDLRHLSLGVAPNLARWDYHATHVNQLLLLATIDSDPLIAQTAERWKGYMFGRRAKHN; this comes from the exons ATGAACGCTGACTTATATTTAGAGCATGACTCACCTGAACCCTGCCGCAAGATCAGTACGAGACTGTTAGCCGGTCCGCCCACCAACCGGATGTCCAAATACTCCAGCAGCCAGAGAGATGTCTTCGCCTTGCACGCGCCTCCAGTAAGCAGGGAAAACAGGGATCCACGAACGTCCCAGGGGATTAAG CAACGCGAGCCACTGGTCTTCTTCATCATGCGACTGAACCTGAAAGCCGTGTTGCTCATCCTCACCGTGGCCGTGGTGGTGATTACCCTCGGCGTTTACATGCGCTGCGCCGCCTTCACCTTCTCGCCAGACCTGATGCGCCCTCTGGACCGAACAGGCAGGCAGTCCACCAACGGAGGAGAGGCCACAGCACTGCAGGACATCGAGTGCTCCATAAACCAGGAGTACAGTGTCCACTGCAAGCGGGACGAGAACGCCAACGAGGTATACGTGCCGTTCTCCTTCCTGCGCAACTACTTCGACGTCAGTGGTGCCGTCTCGACCACCGGCAGCGAGGTGGCCAAGTTCAACTGGGTGCACAGTACGGCCAAAGTGAACCTGCCCAGGGGCAAATACGATGCCCGCGGCGTCTTTATGTACTTCGAGAACTACAACGTGGAGGTGCGCGACCGTGTGAAATGCATCAGCGCCTCCGAAGGCGTCCCGGTGAGCACGCAGTGGGAGAAGCGCGGGTACTTCTACCCCACGCAGATTGCCCAGTTCGCGTTGTCGCACTACAGCAAGAACATCACGGAACCGGCGCCCAGGGTGCATGTACTAGAGGACGGCGATGGAAACCAGATGGACTGGAGCACACCCAAGACGAGCAACATGACCCGCATCTGGCACCATAAGTTCAACACCAGCGTAGTCCAATTTGAGACGGCACCTGGCTATGAGGGCGCCATTAGCATCGCCCTCAATCAGACGCTGGACCTGCTCCTCAGTGTGGATCTCTTGCTGGtcaccaacagcagcagcctCATGGTCACCGTCCAGAACCGGGACACCCGGCACACTTACAATCTCCACTACATACCCGCCGACCTGCTGCTAAGCGTGCAGGACTCCAACATCTACTACGGGCTTGGCGGATCGGCCCTTAACAAGTGGCGCCACATCACTCGGGACCTGCACATCGACGTCCAGAAGGGAATAGTCCTAGGAGACAAACGCTCGCCGTTGAAGGTGCGCCGCTCTGATCTGGAGGTATTAGCTATTGGCTTCCTGGGCCTGGGCTTTTACGACAACATCACTCTGTCTACCAGTGACCATCTGGCTCACTTTTACGATGCAGCAGAGTGGTTTATCCACAACCAGGACCCCAAGACTGGTGGCTGGGCCAATCCTGTGCGTCGTAGCCTTAACGGCTTTGCTGAGTTGCGTCCGGGCTGGATCTCGGCCATGGGTCAGGGGCACGCTATCTCGGTACTGTCACGAGCCTACTGGCACTCTGGCGATGAACGCTATCTTCGGGCGGCCGCAGCCGGTCTGCAGCCTTACAGGGTATACTCGCGAGACGGCGGCGTTCTTGCGCAGTTCATGGACAAGTTTTACTG GTACGAGGAGTATCCCACCACGCCGCCGTCCTATGTGCTGAACGGCTTTATCTATTCTCTACTGGGCCTCTACGATCTTAACAGTACTGCGCCAGTGAAAATTGCACGGGAGGCTGGGAAGCTATTCGCCCAGGGCATGTACTCGTTGAAGAAGATGCTGCTGCTTTACGACACTGGCTCCGGCACCAGCTATGACCTTCGCCACCTGAGCCTGGGCGTGGCACCCAACCTAGCGCGCTGGGACTACCATGCGACGCACGTGAACCAGCTGCTCCTGCTGGCCACCATAGATAGCGATCCACTGATTGCACAGACCGCGGAGCGCTGGAAGGGCTACATGTTTGGCCGGCGGGCCAAGCACAACTGA
- the PGAP3 gene encoding post-GPI attachment to proteins factor 3: MSSRSLSAILLVLGALVAGCYASNGDRTQFFHNCRQNCERTNCSADGLEIQEQAVKFYKQSVFDRLFQWTCADECQYGCMWRTVLAFFERGWPIPQFYGKWPFLRLLGMQEPASVIFSCLNFAMHLRMLRKFRREVRPDSPCYMLTHIFAVTSLNGWVWSAIFHTRDFPLTELLDYAFAYSIILCSLYVMVMRMLHRYSLFLRGVISLAFVSYYINYFAYLSVGRFNYAFNMMVNVATGVIAAVGWFVWCHFVRTRRPYFRRILRFYVLMALAMSLELLDFPPILWILDAHALWHLATVPLAALYYDFMIEDCRTLRKEKAAAGGYAFYN; the protein is encoded by the exons ATGTCTAGTCGTAGTTTAAGTGCAATACTCCTGGTCCTGGGGGCATTAGTGGCCGGCTGCTATGCCTCCAACGGGGACCGCACCCAGTTTTTCCACAATTGTCGGCAGAACTGTGAGCGAACAAACTGTTCGGCAG ATGGCTTGGAGATCCAGGAGCAGGCGGTCAAGTTCTACAAGCAGTCGGTGTTCGACCGGCTCTTCCAGTGGACCTGTGCGGACGAGTGTCAGTACGGATGCATGTGGCGCACGGTTTTGGCGTTCTTCGAGCGCGGATGGCCCATTCCCCAGTTCTACGGCAAGTGGCCGTTCCTCCGCCTGCTGGGTATGCAGGAGCCGGCCTCGGTGATCTTCTCCTGCCTCAACTTCGCCATGCACCTTCGCATGCTGCGCAAGTTCCGGCGGGAAGTGCGTCCGGACAGTCCCTGCTACATGCTGACCCACATATTCGCAGTG ACTAGCCTCAACGGGTGGGTCTGGTCCGCCATCTTTCACACGAGGGACTTTCCGCTGACCGAGCTGCTGGACTATGCTTTTGCCTACTCCATCATCCTGTGCTCACTGTACGTCATGGTCATGCGAATGCTGCACCGCTACTCCCTGTTTCTGCGGGGTGTGATTTCGCTGGCCTTCGTGTCCTACTACATTAACTACTTTGCCTACCTGAGCGTGGGACGGTTCAACTACGCCTTTAACATGATGGTGAACGTGGCCACGGGCGTAATCGCGGCCGTGGGCTGGTTTGTTTGGTGCCACTTTGTGCGCACCCGTAGACCTTACTTCCGGAGGATCCTGCGCTTCTACGTTCTCATGGCGCTGGCCATGAGCCTGGAGCTACTGGACTTTCCTCCcatcctctggatcctggatGCTCACGCTTTATGGCACCTGGCCACAGTTCCGCTAGCCGCTCTTTACTACGA CTTCATGATCGAGGACTGTCGAACCTTGCGAAAGGAGAAGGCTGCGGCGGGAGGCTATGCATTCTACAACTAG
- the LOC108017794 gene encoding peptidyl-prolyl cis-trans isomerase H, with protein sequence MPNWNQIQSQLRSSNNPVVFFDIAVGTTEIGRMIFELFADTVPRTAENFRQFCTGEYRPDGVPIGYKGASFHRVIKDFMIQGGDFVQGDGTGVTSIYGNTFGDENFTLKHDSPGLLSMANSGKETNGCQFFITCAKCNFLDGKHVVFGRVLDGLLIMRKIENVPTGPNNKPKLPVTISQCGQM encoded by the exons ATGCCCAACTGGAATCAAATTCAGTCGCAGCTGCGCAGCTCCAACAATCCAGTCGTTTTTTTCGACATCGCCGTAGGCACAACG GAAATCGGACGAATGATATTCGAGCTGTTTGCGGACACAGTACCCCGCACGGCGGAAAACTTTCGGCAGTTCTGCACGGGCGAGTACAGGCCGGATGGAGTCCCCATTGGCTACAAGGGCGCCAGCTTCCACCGGGTGATTAAGGACTTCATGATCCAGGGCGGTGATTTTGTCCAGGGCGACGGCACTGGCGTTACCAGTATATACGGCAACACCTTCGGCGACGAGAATTTTACCCTGAAACACGACTCGCCGGGACTGCTGTCCATGGCGAACAGTGGCAAGGAGACCAATGGCTGCCAGTTCTTCATCACCTGCGCCAAGTGCAACTTCCTGGACGGCAAGCATGTGGTCTTTGGTCGCGTCCTAGACGGTCTGCTCATCATGCGTAAGATCGAGAACGTGCCCACGGGCCCCAACAATAAGCCCAAACTGCCAGTGACCATTTCGCAATGCGGACAAATGTAG